One region of Chloroflexota bacterium genomic DNA includes:
- a CDS encoding very short patch repair endonuclease, with protein sequence MRAVKSRDSKIEHDFSRELWRQGFRYRKNASEYYGKPDIVLKKYKTVIFVDSCFWHGCPEHLRMPSSRQEYWNNKIRKNRKRDLAVNEYYKNMGWVVIRIWEHDLKNNADEVADRTVISLRMLAKTSSDSRKTTDIRNIARL encoded by the coding sequence ATGAGAGCGGTAAAAAGCCGCGATTCAAAGATAGAGCACGACTTCAGCAGAGAATTGTGGCGGCAGGGTTTCAGATACAGGAAAAACGCTTCTGAATACTACGGGAAACCCGATATTGTACTGAAAAAATATAAAACGGTGATATTTGTTGATTCCTGTTTTTGGCATGGTTGTCCTGAACATTTGAGAATGCCATCCTCTCGGCAAGAATATTGGAACAATAAAATTAGGAAAAACAGAAAAAGGGACTTAGCAGTCAATGAATACTACAAGAATATGGGGTGGGTGGTTATCAGGATATGGGAGCATGATTTGAAAAATAACGCAGATGAAGTGGCTGACAGAACGGTAATTTCGCTGCGTATGTTAGCCAAAACCTCGTCTGATAGCAGAAAGACCACTGACATCAGGAATATCGCCCGGTTGTAA